The Thioalkalivibrio sulfidiphilus HL-EbGr7 genome includes the window TTCGTTGTGCAGCTGGTACTCCCAGCCCCGGGGCCACGCCGGGCCTGTGACCTCGTGAATCAGCCGCTGGGTACGGTCCACCAGAGAGGCGGGACCCACCACGCCCACGGTCAGGTGCAGCCGGTCCAGCCGATGGTCCGTGATGCCGTCCAGGCCAGCCGTGAAGTGCAGCCAGCCGGCATAGGGCCGGTCTTCCGGGTTCGGGGGCAGCGCGTCCTTGTCCGCTGGGGTATAGGCGTTCTGGCCCAGGGCGGTGGTGGTGCCCAGACGGGTCTCTGCGGTGAACATAGGCAGGGCATCGGCCAGCGTGCGTGCCCAGGGTGTTGCCTTGCCCGGGGCACGAATCCGGGTCACCCGCAGTCCGCCCGTGTAGTAGCGGTCGGTGCCGGCGAACCAGTCGTTTTCGATGTCGAGCACCCAGAGGTTCTGGCGTTCGGGAGGGTGTGCGGCCTGTGCCGGTGACGCCAGCCAGTACAAGGTAAGGGCCAGGCTCGCCTGGAGTAACAACAGCAGTGGCGTTGTCGTGCGTGGCATGGACGGGGGCTCGGTGCGTGAATCCTCCGTGGTGTGTCCTGAGTATGGCATGCCGGCGCCTGCCAGGGGCGCCGGCATGGATGTGGCCCGCCGTCAGGATGGGCGGTGAGAGATGGTGAAGTTGCCCGCCCGGGACTGAAGCTCGGCGGCCAGCCGGGCCAGCTCATCGCTGGCTGAGGTGGTCTGCTCGGCGCCGCTGGCGGTCTGCTCAGCGATCTCCCTGATGCTGATGATGCTGCGGTTCATCTGCTCCGTGGTGGCACTCTGCTGCTCCGCCGCCGAGGCGATCTGGGTGTTCATCTCGTTGATGGTGGCCACGGCGCGGGTGATGGCCTCCAGGGCCTCGGCCGCCTCGTTGGCCTGCTCGACACCCTGCTGGGCGCGTTCCCGGCTCGCGCCCATCGCCTTGACCGCCTCCCGGGCGCCGCTTTGCAGACGCTCGATCATCTCCTCGATCTCCTGGGTGGACTGCTGGGTGCGCGAGGCGAGTGTACGCACCTCGTCGGCGACCACGGCGAAACCCCGGCCCTGTTCCCCTGCGCGGGCCGCCTCGATGGCGGCATTCAGCGCCAGCAGATTGGTCTGCTCGGCGATGCCCTTGATGACGTCCAGCACCGCGCCGATCGTCTCACTGTCAGCAGACACGCGTCTGATGACCTCGGCGGCCTTTTCCACCTCGCTGGCGAGACCGGTGATGGCCTGGGAGGTGGATTTGACCACCTGCAGTCCGCCCTTGGCCTCGTTGTCGGTGTTGCTGGCGGCACCGGCGGCACCGGCGGCGTTGCTGGCGACCTCCTGCACCGTGGCGGTCATCTCGTTCATGGCCGTGGCCACCTGATCGGTCTCCTGGCGCTGACGGTCCACGTTGCGGGCGCTGTCCTTGGACACCGCGGCCACTTCCTCCGAGGCGGAGGCCAGCTGGCTGGTGGCGCTGACGATCTGCTGGATCAACGCCTCGAACTGCTCGGCCATGTCATTGAAGCGTTGTGCCACCTGCCCCATCTCGTCGCGGGCGTTCAGGCTCACCCGGGTGGTCAGATCGCCGCCCGCCATGCGCCGGGTGGCATCACCAATGCGCTGTACGCTGGTGTGGATGGACAGGTATAGGCCGATGAACAGATAGGCGACCAGCAACAGGACGCCGGCCACCACCACGAGTGCCAGGTTGCGGGTCGCGGTCTGGTTTCGGATGCGGGTGGTGAACAGGTTGTCGAGTACCGGCACCATGGCGTCATAGAGGCGATAGGTCTCGGTGATGGAACGGGTGCCCGCATCGAACACCTGGGGACCACTCACGGTGATGTTCTGCACATCCAGGAGTTGCTCCTGAAGCATGCGCGAAAAATCAGCCACCGCCTGGTTGTTAGCCTCGACCAGTCGGCCGAGGCTGCTGGACAGGGTCGGATTGGCGTTGAATGCCGCCTCCAGACCCGAGCGCAGATCGCGGTCGAGGCTGCGCATGTTGCTGCTCAGCACCGCTAGCCGCACACGCTGTTCTGGGCTGAGTTGTCCTGCGGCGGCGGCGCCGGAACCCAGGGCGCGGGCCTGTCCCATGGTCTCGGTGAGGCCCAGCAGGCGATTGACCAGGGCGTCACCCAGGTAATAACTGTCCAGGTCCGGGTCCAGGGTGATGTTGGAAGTGTCGGCCACGTGGCTGATCAGGGCCATGGTCATGGCAATCAGGTCCGTATGGCGCCGGACGCTTTCCGCAGGCGCGAGGTTCTCACTGGCGGACTTGATCTCGCCCCAGGCGCGCTGGATCTCGGCCAGACGGTTGCCTGTCTCAAGCTGTCCACCCAGGCGGGCATCCACCTCCGAGAGTTCCGCCAGGGCGCGGTCAACCCGGTCGCGAATCTCCTGCGCCTGGGTGCGGGCGCCGGTGTTGCCAGCCAGCACCGTGGCCATGATGCCGCGATGCTGCTGCATGAATTCGATCGGCTGGCGGACGGACTGGATGTAGCTCAGCCCCTGGCGCTCGCTGTGCAGAAATCCAATGGTGCTGTTGATGTTGCTGATGGTGAGGCTGCTCAGGAGCAGCAGGGGCAACAGCACCAGCACGAAGATCAGGGCGAACTTCACCGGGTAGCGGAAGCGATCCATCAGCCAGGTGGCGGGTTTCAGCAGGGTTTCCATGGACGAGTCCTCGAGCGGGCGAACAATTGGGTGATATGCACACTTAATATAAGGTTTATTTTGGTGCGTATGCACCTTTATCGGGCGTTCGAGGGAATTCTTGAGGCCAGAGGGGCGGATATTCGGGAAAGAAGGCGAACGGCTGGAGAGCCGACAGTGGCGGCTTCCTGGGATTTTTGTGGATGATTCGGCTTAGGAGGGGGCTTTCAGAATATCCAGGACAGGCTCAGGGCACCGAAGTCCTCGCGCTCTTCCTGGTTCCTGAATTCAGGGGTGCGGAACACGTGGGTGTAGGCCAGCCGTGCCCGGCCCAGGGCCAGGACGGCGCCCAGCTGGGCGTCGCCCACGAACACCTCCCGGTCCACGCTGGGGCTGTCGCGCCAGAGGTTGCCGTCCAGAAACGTGTTCCAGGCCACGGCCCGGGCGTCCACCCCGGCGAACAGATACCAGCCCCAACGGCTGCGGGGCACGAACAGTCCGGAGCCGGGCAGGGCGGGCTGGATGCGCGGCGGGCCGTAGTCGTGGGGCAGGTCGCGGCCGGCACGCAGGGTCAGGCCTGTGTTCACCAGGGTGAAGGGCGTGCCCAGCGTGCCGCCCCAGTGGGGGGTGAGATCGATGCGCCAGCCCTCATCCGCCGCGCGCACCCGGGAGCGCCACTGGCGCTCGTAGCTGACCATCAGGGTCAGCTCATTGCCCAGCTGGTGATCCCAGCCCTGGGGGATCGGTGAGCCCATGAATTCGTGAATGGTCTTCTGGGTCTGCTCCGCCAGGGAGGCGGGCCCCACCACCCCCAGGGTCAGTTGCAGGCGGTCCAGCCGGTCGCCGGTCTCCTCCGCCAGGCCGCCGCTCACGTACAGCCAGCCGGCGTAGGGACGGTCGTCCGGGCTGGGGTTGGCTTCCTCGATGTCCTTGGGGGTGTACATGCTCTGGCCGATGGACCAGGACGCCTTGAGCTCGCCCTGGCCCGGGAAGAAGGGGATCAGTTCTCCCACGTCCCTGAGCAGACCCGGTACGCCGGAGCCGGGCGTGATCCAGCTGGCGCGCACGCCGCTGGTGTAATAGCGGTCCTCGCCGGCGAACAGGTCGTTCTCGTATTCCAGCACCAGAATGCCCCGCTCGGGCTCTTTGGGCGGCTCGGGGATCTCCGGCAGCCAGGCGGGCAGGTCGCGGGCGGCGGCGGGCGCTACCAGGAGCAGGGCGAGCAGCAGGGTCGGGAGGGTCATCAGGAAGCGGGTCATGGGCACCTTTGCACAGCCGGAGGGTCTGTGTAGTGTACTGGACCCGCAGGTTCATGCCCGCCCGGAGGCCCCGTGAAACGTCTCGTCCTGACCATCCTGCTGTGCCTGTGTGCGCCCTTCACCGTGTTGGCCGACGGCCAGCCGACGGGAACGGCCCGCCCCGGCGACTACCCCATGGCGCCGCAACAGGTGGCCCCCGGCGTGTACGCGGTGATCACCCCGGCGCGGGATTTCCCCAACCCGGAGAACCTGGGCTGGAATGCCAACATGGCCTTTGTAGTCACCGGTGACGGCGTGCTGGTGGTGGACACGGGTTCCTCGGAGACCATGGGCGTGGCCCTGCGCGAGGCCATCCGAGGGGTCACTGAGCAGCCGGTGCGCTGGATCGTCAACACCCATGCCCACGGAGATCACTGGCTGGGCAACCATGCCTTTGCCGGGGAGTCCCCGGAGATCCTGGCCGGCAGCGAGGCCGCCGCGCGCATGCAGGCCCAGGCGGATGGCTGGATCCGCAGCTTCGACGAGATGACCGGCGGCGCCACCGGGCAGTCGCGCACCCTGTTCCCGAACCGCCTGGTCGACGCGCCCACCACCCTGGTCCTGGGGGGCACGGAAGTGACCTTGCTGCCCTCCGGTGGCAGCCACTCCCCCGGCGACCTGGTGATCTGGCTGCCGCAGACCCGGGTGCTGATCGCCGGTGACGTGGTCTACACCGACCGCGCGCCCTCCGTGTGGGACGGGCGCGTGGGCCAGTGGATCGCCTTCATGCACGAACTCATCGCCCTCGAACCCGCCGTGGTCATCCCCGGTCACGGGCGCATCGAGGCTGCGGAGACCCTGACCCGTCTCAAGACCTATCTCACCACGTTGTGGGCAGCGGTGGAGGACGGCGTGCTGCAGGGACTGCCGGATTTCGAGACCGTGCCCCTGGTGCGCGAACGCATGGCGGAGATCGCGGCCGAGTATCCGGGCTTCGAGGACAAGGTGGGCCGCTCGGTGGCGCACATGTACACGGAAGTGGAGGCGGCGGCGTTCTGAGGGGATGTGCCAGGCATGAGCGCAAGGCAGGCGCATGCGCTGCGCCTCGCCGGACTGTCTCTCCGAGTGGCAAACAGGGCGCCAGCCGGCACAACGCGCACCGAATGCCCCGGCCCATCTGGCATAATGGAACGCTGAAGCAGCTCACGCCGGACACGTCGTAAGGCGTGAATCCAGCCAATCGGAACCGATCCTTCAGTGGAACTCACCAACCAGATCATCCTGCTGGGCAGCGCGGTGCTGCTGCTGAGCGTGCTCTCCAGCGTGATCAGCGCCCGCGTCGGCGCGCCCATCCTGCTGGTGTTCCTGGTCATCGGCATGCTGCTGGGCGAGGAAGGTCCCGGCGGCGTCATGTTCCACGACGTGCAGCTGGCGCACCTGTTCGGGAGCCTGGCGCTGGCCATCATCCTGTTCGACGGCGGACTGCGCACGCCGGTGAAAAACTTCCGGGTGGGGCTCAAGCCCGCAGTGGTGCTGGCCACCCTGGGGGTGGTGCTCACCGCCGGGATCACCGGCATCTTCGCCGCCTGGTGGCTGGGTCTGCACTGGATGGAGGGCCTGCTGCTGGGGGCCATCGTCGGCTCCACCGACGCGGCCGCAGTGTTCTCCCTGCTGCACGGGCGCGGTCTTGAGCTCAAGCAGCGCGTGGGCGCGACGCTCGAGATCGAGTCGGGCAGCAACGACCCCATGGCCATTTTCCTCACCATCGTGTTCATCGAGCTGCTCATCACCGGGCCGCAGAACATGGGCCTGGTGGTGCTCTGGGAGTTCATTCAGCAGATGGGCCTGGGCGCGCTGATCGGCATCGCCGGCGGCTTCGCCCTGGTGTGGATCATCAACCGCCTGGACCTCGCCCCCGGCCTCTATCCCCTGGCGGCCCTGGCCGGTGGACTCACCGTGTTCGGCATCGCCAGCCAGGTCAACGGCTCCGGCTTTCTCGCCATCTACCTGGCGGGCCTGGTGCTGGGCAACCGGCCGCTGCAGGCCAGCCAGAACATCAACCGCTTCCACGACGGCATTGCGCGCCTGTCCCAGATCGGCATGTTCCTCATGCTGGGCCTGCTGGTGACGCCCTCGGCGCTGGTGGACGTGGCCGTGGATGCCCTGCTGATCGCCGCCGTGCTGATCCTGCTGGCCCGCCCCCTGGCGGTGTGGATCTCCCTGCTGCCCTTCCACTTCCCCTGGCGCGAGCAGGGCTTCATCGCCTGGGTGGGCCTGCGCGGCGCGGTGCCCATCATCCTGGCCCTGTTCCCCATGCTGGCCGGTCTGGAACAGGCAACCATGCTGTTCAACATCGTGTTCTTCGTGGTGCTGATCTCCCTGGTCGTACAGGGCTGGACCGTGGCGCCCGCCGCGCGGCTGCTGCGCCTGGAGGTGCCGCCCACCACCCACGTGGTGCAGCGCGTGGAGCTGGACATCCCCGGTCAGCAGGAGATGGAGCTGGTGGGTTATCGCCTGGCGGACAACACCCCGGTGGTGCAGGAGAAGTGGACCAGCTTCGTGCTGCCGAAGAGCGTGCGCGTGGTGGCCCACCTGCGGGACAAGCAGTTGCTGGAGTCCCTGGAACTGCTGGACCTGCGCGCCGGCGACTATCTCTACCTGATGGCGGCGCCGGATGACCTGCCGGACCTGGACCGCCTGTTCGTGCCTCGGGCCGCGCCCAAGCGTCTTTCGGAGCAGACCTTCTTCGGCGAGTTCGTGCTCAACGGCGATGCGCAGCTGGGCGACCTGTCCCTGGCCTACGGGCTCACGCTGCCGGAGGGCGTGGCGGAGCAGACGGTGGAGGAGTACATCCGCAAGAAACTGCACACCGCGCCGGTGGTCGGCGACCGCGCGTCCCTGGCCGGCGTGGAGCTGGTGGTGCGCGAGATGGAAGGCGCACGCATCACCCGGGTGGGCCTCAAGCTTTCCCGATGATGAGTAGGTTTGGGTGAGCAACGCTGATCACGCAGAGATCGCAAAGACGCAGAGGGCGCAAAGGATTGATGATCAACAAACTTTGCGTCCTCTGCGCCTCCGCGCGCTTGGCGTGATTAAATCTGCTGACCTTGGCGCATTCCCGCCACACCACCGGATATCAGGCTCAGCATAGATCCCGCGCCAGCAGACCCATCTCGCAGGACTGCGCTTCCAATGGGATGCGCACCCGGTAACCGGCCCCGGGCGCCTCGGCCATGGCCTCGCCCTCCGGGCCTTCCATGCGTTCCAGGGTGAAGCGCCGGTTGCCCTCGGGCAGGATCAGCTCCAGGGTGTCTCCCACCGCGAACTTGTTCTTCACCTCCACCTCCGCCAGACCACTGGCCGGCTCGTAGCTGAGCACCTCGCCCACGAAGCGCTGCTTGAGGCTGTCGGAATGCTGGGTGAGGTAGTTCTGGTATTCGCTGTCGTGGTGGCGCTGGTAGAAGCCGTCGGTGTAGCCCCGGTTGGCCAGGTTCTCCAGCACCCCCAGCAGGCTGGGATCGAAGCGGCGCCCGGCCACGGCATCGTCGATTGCGCGCCGGTAGACCTGGGCGGTGCGGGCCACGTAGTAGTGGGACTTGGTGCGGCCCTCGATCTTCAGGCTGTCGATGCCCATGCGCACCAGGCGCTCCACGTGCTCCACGGCACGCAGGTCCTTGGAGTTCATGATGTAGGTGCCGTGCTCGTCCTCCTCCACGGGCATCAGCTCGCCGGGGCGCTCACGTTCCTCGATCAGGTAAGGCTGTTGCGCGCGGATGTCGCGTTCGGGTTCGTCCTCGTCCGGGCGCCAGAGCTGCACATCGCCGCTGGCATCGGTCGTGGCCTCATGCACGGTGTAATCCCAGCGGCAGGAATTGGTGCAGGTGCCCTGGTTGGCGTCCCGGTGATTGAAATAGCCCGACAGCAGGCAGCGCCCGGAATAGGCAATGCACAGGGCGCCGTGTACGAACACCTCCAGCTCCATGTCCGGGCATTCCTGGCGGATCTCCTCCACCTGGTCCAGGGACAGTTCCCGGGACAGGATGATGCGGGTCAGTCCCAGCTGCTGCCAGAATCTGACGCTGGCGTAGTTCATGGTGTTGGCCTGCACCGAGAGATGCACGGGCATCTCCGGCCAGCGTTCACGCACCAGCATGATCAGTCCCGGGTCGGCCATGATCAGCGCGTCGGGCCCCAGCTCAACCACCGCCTCGATGTCCGCGAGGAAGCTCCTCACCTTGCTGTTGTGGGGCAGCACGTTGGTGGCCAGGAAGAAGCGCTTGCCCGCCGCGTGGGTCGCCTCGATGCCTTTCGCCAGCTGTTCCAGGCGGCTGAAGTCGTTGTTCCTCACCCGCAGGCTGTAGCGGGGCATGCCGGCATAGACGGCATCGGCGCCGTAGGCCAGGGCGTAGTGCAGGTTGCGCAGGGTACCTGCGGGGGCGAGCAGTTCCGGGGTCTTCATGGCACTTCGTGATCAGGCAATGGCGGGTTGCGGATTGTACACCCGCTTGCGGTGTGGCGCTGTCATGGCTTGGGGAGAGTCAAAACCATGTTCTCTCGCGGAGGCGCGGAGGCGCGGGGAAAACTGAACTTATTGTTGAACTTCCTCCGTGCCTCTGTGGCTCCGTGAGAGGATGGTTTTCTGCTGGCAAGAAAACCTGTCCTCTCACGGAGCCACGGGGACACGGGGAAAACGAATCATCAACTTTCTGAAATCTCCGCGCCTCCGCGCCTCCGCGAGAAAATGATCTTTCCCACTCTGAATCAAGCCGCTGTCTCAACCGCGCAGCTCAGGCGCTCGAAGTCCCGGGCCAGGCTGCCGATGCGGCTGATGAGCCGTTCCCGCTGGCGCTCCGATGAAAGCCGGTAGAGATCCACCAGCAGGGCCAGGGTCTGTTCCCGGTTGAAGTCCATGCGCGTGCGGTATTCCTCCGACCAGCCCCGTTCCGGGTAGACCAGGAGGGTCTCCAGCCGTGCCTCCAGGGCGAGCGGGTCGTGGCGCAGGCCCTCGATGGCCTCGCGCAGATCAGCCTGCCAGCGGGCGCGGTTCTCAAGCCAGGGCTCCCCGAAGGGTGCCAGGCCCACACTCCAGGCCTCCAGGCGCGCCTGCTGGGCGGTGTTCAGGCGCCCCAGCCAGCGGCGCAGGCGGCGTTCGATGCGCTCGGCCCGCTCCTGCTGCAGCACCTCGGCGGGCTTGTCCACGAACTCCTTGCGGTTGTCCGCCAGGCGGTCTTCCAGGTTCTCGAACAGCTCCTCGATCTGCACGTCCGAGAAGGTGACCAGCAGGGCGGCGGCGTCCGGCGGCAGACGGCTGCCCAGGCTTCTCAGGAAGATCTCGGCCACCTCCAGGTGCGCGGACAGGCGTTGTGCGCTCACCTCGCCGGCGCGCAGGTCGGCCTCGACGCTGCGCAGCCACTGGGCATAGCGGGGCAGTTCGCTGCTGCAATGCCAGTCCAGGCGCACAGCCAGGCGCTCGTCCAGCATGGCCCGCTGGGCGTCGTCGAGTGTCACGTAGTTGCGCAGATACCAGGGGGCCAGCCAGTCCAGCTGGTTGTAGACGAAACGCACCGTGCAGCCGGACAGGCCCAGCAGCAGGACGGCGAGCACCAGCAGTCGCAGGATGCGGTTCATGGGTCTTGAGAGTCTCTCTACCTGAGGGAAGTTCTACACCGATCCCCTTTCAGTTTCATTTCAGCTTGGCCGTGCACACTGCGTCCATGTTCGACATCACGGGAGCGCCACGGTCATGAACAAGCACACTGAAATCCGCGTCTGGGACCCCTTCGTGCGCGTCTTCCACTGGGGCCTGGCGGCTGCCTTCTTCATCGCCTACCTCTCCGGCGATGCCTGGCTGGACCTGCACACCCTGGCCGGCTACACCGCGCTCGGCCTGATCCTGGCACGTCTCCCCTGGGGTGTCATCGGCACCCGCCACGCCCGCTTCAGCGATTTCGTGCGCCCGCCGCGGGTGGCCCTGGCCTACGTCCGGGACCTGTTCCTGGGCCGGGCGAAGCGCCACCTGGGCCACAACCCCGCCGGCGGACTGATGATCCTCGCCCTGCTGGTGACCCTTCCCCTGGTTGCCCTCTCCGGCATGGCCCTGCTGAGCGCCGAGGAGGGGGCCGGGCCGCTGGCCGGGCTCATGGCCGGCAGCCCCCACTGGCTGGCCGAGGGGATCGAGGGCCTGCACGAATTCCTGGCCAACCTGGTGCTGCTCATGGTTGGCGTACACGTCCTCGGTGTGCTGGTGGAAAGCCTGCTGCACCGGGAAAACCTCATCCGCGCCATGTTCACCGGGGCCAAGCCGGCGCGGGATGACGATGAGCAAGACCGGCCTGGCCCCTTGCATCTAAACTGAAACCCTGTGAGGAGATAGACCCATGAAAGCCAAGACCCTGATCGTCACCACCCTGGTTGCCGCCCTGCTGGGCAGCGGTGCCGCGCTTGCCAGCGATCGCATGCGCTACAACGAGGTCCTGCAACTGCGCGAGAGCGGCCAGATCATGGCCATGGAGGAGATCATGACCCGTGCCCGTCAGGAGCAGCCCGGTCACCTGATCGAGGCGGAACTGGAGCGCGAGGACGGCCGCTATACCTACGAGCTCAAGATCCTGGACGCCGAAGGACGTGTCCATGAGCTTGAGATGGATGCGGCCACCGGTCGCGTGCTCAAGCGCAAGATCAAGGACTGACACCGGTGCGGGTGCTCATCGTCGAGGATGACGCCGAACTGGGGCCGCGCCTGCGGCAACGGCTGGCCAGGGAGGGCCTCGCCGTGGATCTCGCCGCCAACGGCATCGATGGACGGCACCTGGGCGAGACCGAACCCTACGACCTGGTCATCCTCGACCTGGGCCTGCCGGATCTTTCCGGCCTGGACATTCTCACCGCCTGGCGCAGGGCCGGGCTCTCCATGCCCGTGCTGATCCTCACCGCCCGGGACGGCTGGCGGGAACGGGTGGAAGGGCTGCGCGCGGGCGCAGACGATTACCTGGGAAAACCCTTTCACACCGAGGAACTGCTGGCCCGGGTCCAGGCCCTGCTGCGCCGGGGCGCGCCGGTGCGCGACACGGTCTTGCATGTGGGCCCCTGGCGGCTGGACGAGCAGCGCCAGTGCCTGCTGAATGAGTCGGGCGAGGAGACGGCGCTCACGGCCACCGAATACCGCCTGCTGCGCTATTTCCTGCGCCATCCCGGCGAAGTGCTCTCCAAGACCCAGCTCTCCGAACACCTCTACGAATACGAAAGCGAACGGGACAGCAACGTGCTCGAGGTCTACGTGCGCCGCCTGCGCGACAAGCTGGGCCGGGATCTCATCGAGACCCGCCGGGGCCAGGGCTACGTGCTGAGGAAGACCTGACATGCGTTCCCTCAAGGTCCGCATCACCCTGCTGGTGGGCATCAGCCTGCTGCTGCTCCTGGCCGCCCAGGCCGTGGGCCTGCGCATCATCCCCGGCGCCCTGGTGCAGGACTACGTGGTCACGCGCCTGGAACACGACGCCGACACCCTCTACGGCCGGCTGGTGGACGGCACCGAGCCGGTGGAGCTGTTTTCGCGCACCGTAGGACTCATCTACGAAACGCCCCTATCGGGGCACTACTTTCGCATCATGACCGGCGACACGGTGCTGCGCTCACGCTCCCTGTGGGATACGGATCTGACGCTCGAACCCGTGCCGCCCGGCGAACAGCGCATCAGCCGCGCGCCGGGGCCTGCCGGGCAGAGCCTGCTGATCTACAGTCGCGGCTACCGGGTGCAAGGCGAGCCGGTCACCATCGCGGTGGCCGAGGACCTGAGCGCCATGGAAAGCACCGTGGCGCGGCTCGAGCGAAGCCTGCTCACGGTCATGCTGCTGGGCGTCGGCCTGGTGCTGTTGATCCAGTACCTGATCGTGCAACGCGCCCTGCGCCCGGTGGATGCGGCGGTGCAGGCCTGCCGCAGACTGGAGGCCGGCGGGGCCGCGCCCATGCAGGTGCAGGCGCCGCGGGAGATCGAGCCCCTGGTGGAGGCGGTCAACCGGCTCATCCGTCATCACGGCCTGCGCCTGGAGCGCACCCGCCGCGCCCTGGGCAACGTGAGTCATGCCCTGAAGACCCCGCTGGCGGTGATGAGCCAGATCACCGATGAGCTGGCCGAGCGGGGAGACCGGGCTGCGGCCGATGCCCTGCGTGCGCAGCTGCAGGCCATTCGCAACACCGTGGAGCGGGAACTGCATCGCGCGCGCCTGGCCGGCCGGGATCACCCCGGTGCGGGCTTCGACGCCCGCGCCGAGCTGGAGCCCCTGGTCGATGCCCTGCGGCGTCTCTACGGGGAGCGGGTGAGCATTGCCCTGGACATCGAGGGCGAGCCGGCCGCCGTGGACAGCGAGGACATGCTGGAGCTGTTCGGCAACCTGCTGGACAACGCCTGCAAGTGGGCCCGCTCACGGGTGCGCGTGCGCGTGCGCCAGGGGGTGGGCGTCGAGGCGGAGATCGAGGACGACGGTCCCGGCGTGGAAGAGGACAAGCTGGCGCGACTGGGGCAGCCCGGGATGCGCCTGGACGAGTCCACCCCCGGCCACGGGCTGGGTCTGTCCATCGTCCACGACGTGGTGAGTCAGTACGGCGGCGAGATCCGCTACGGGCGATCCACGGAGCTGCACGGTTTGCGGGTGCAGGTGCGCATCCCGGGATAGAATGGCCGGGATAGAATGGAACGTCCGATCCCCGAGGGAGTGCGTCCACCATGACCTGCCTGAGCCGAAGCCTGAGTGCCCTGGGCACGCCCGCGTTCGAGTCCGTGCTCAAGGAAGAGATCGCCGCCCTGGGCGCGGCGGGCCTGCCCCTGCAGGCGGGGCTGCGCACCGGCAGCGTGGCCCTGGATGATCGCCTCGAGGTCACGATCCTCGGCGTGGATGAGGGTGCGGACACGCTGCGTGTGCGCGCCGGCCTGTTCTACACCAGCATCATCGCCGGTTGCGCCTGTGCCGATGATCCCACCCCCGTCAACGAGAACGCCGAGTACTGCGAGGTGCGCGTGGATATCGACCGCCAGAGCGGCGAGGGTCGCGTCTCACTCGCCTGAACAGCCAGCGGCCACCCCTGGTCCCTTCCCGACCGTGGGGCCGCGCCCCGCCGGGGTCAGTACTCCGTGTACTTCTTCGAACTTCCCCGCACCTTCTCAGCGGGATATTTCCGCTCATTGAGCGCGATCTTGTCCTCCACCGCCTGCAGGAGATCCACGCCCAGGCGGTCGGAAAGGCGGATCAGGTAGATGAGGATGTCCGCCATCTCCAGACGGACCTCCTCCCGTTTCTCGGCCGGCAGCTGGTAGCTCTGTTCCTCGGTGAGCCACTGAAAGTGTTCGATCAGCTCACCCGCTTCAGCGATCAGTGCCATGGACATGTTCTTGGGGGAGTGGAACTGTTCCCAGTCGCGGTCGATGGCGAACTGGCGAAGGCGCAGCTTCAGGTCTTCGAATGTGTCTGGCAT containing:
- a CDS encoding lipid A deacylase LpxR family protein, which translates into the protein MTRFLMTLPTLLLALLLVAPAAARDLPAWLPEIPEPPKEPERGILVLEYENDLFAGEDRYYTSGVRASWITPGSGVPGLLRDVGELIPFFPGQGELKASWSIGQSMYTPKDIEEANPSPDDRPYAGWLYVSGGLAEETGDRLDRLQLTLGVVGPASLAEQTQKTIHEFMGSPIPQGWDHQLGNELTLMVSYERQWRSRVRAADEGWRIDLTPHWGGTLGTPFTLVNTGLTLRAGRDLPHDYGPPRIQPALPGSGLFVPRSRWGWYLFAGVDARAVAWNTFLDGNLWRDSPSVDREVFVGDAQLGAVLALGRARLAYTHVFRTPEFRNQEEREDFGALSLSWIF
- a CDS encoding MBL fold metallo-hydrolase, translated to MKRLVLTILLCLCAPFTVLADGQPTGTARPGDYPMAPQQVAPGVYAVITPARDFPNPENLGWNANMAFVVTGDGVLVVDTGSSETMGVALREAIRGVTEQPVRWIVNTHAHGDHWLGNHAFAGESPEILAGSEAAARMQAQADGWIRSFDEMTGGATGQSRTLFPNRLVDAPTTLVLGGTEVTLLPSGGSHSPGDLVIWLPQTRVLIAGDVVYTDRAPSVWDGRVGQWIAFMHELIALEPAVVIPGHGRIEAAETLTRLKTYLTTLWAAVEDGVLQGLPDFETVPLVRERMAEIAAEYPGFEDKVGRSVAHMYTEVEAAAF
- a CDS encoding lipid A deacylase LpxR family protein; protein product: MPRTTTPLLLLLQASLALTLYWLASPAQAAHPPERQNLWVLDIENDWFAGTDRYYTGGLRVTRIRAPGKATPWARTLADALPMFTAETRLGTTTALGQNAYTPADKDALPPNPEDRPYAGWLHFTAGLDGITDHRLDRLHLTVGVVGPASLVDRTQRLIHEVTGPAWPRGWEYQLHNEPTLMLSYERQWHALDRGIGQGGWEADFTPHAGGSLGTPFTFLNAGFTIRAGRDLPWDYGPPRIQPGLAGSGIFQSRPGLHGYGFAGVDVRLVGVDLFLDGNTWRDSPSVDKDPWVGDLFLGFALGMEHVRVSYTHVVRTREFRSQESRQNFGALSISWIH
- a CDS encoding methyl-accepting chemotaxis protein; the protein is METLLKPATWLMDRFRYPVKFALIFVLVLLPLLLLSSLTISNINSTIGFLHSERQGLSYIQSVRQPIEFMQQHRGIMATVLAGNTGARTQAQEIRDRVDRALAELSEVDARLGGQLETGNRLAEIQRAWGEIKSASENLAPAESVRRHTDLIAMTMALISHVADTSNITLDPDLDSYYLGDALVNRLLGLTETMGQARALGSGAAAAGQLSPEQRVRLAVLSSNMRSLDRDLRSGLEAAFNANPTLSSSLGRLVEANNQAVADFSRMLQEQLLDVQNITVSGPQVFDAGTRSITETYRLYDAMVPVLDNLFTTRIRNQTATRNLALVVVAGVLLLVAYLFIGLYLSIHTSVQRIGDATRRMAGGDLTTRVSLNARDEMGQVAQRFNDMAEQFEALIQQIVSATSQLASASEEVAAVSKDSARNVDRQRQETDQVATAMNEMTATVQEVASNAAGAAGAASNTDNEAKGGLQVVKSTSQAITGLASEVEKAAEVIRRVSADSETIGAVLDVIKGIAEQTNLLALNAAIEAARAGEQGRGFAVVADEVRTLASRTQQSTQEIEEMIERLQSGAREAVKAMGASRERAQQGVEQANEAAEALEAITRAVATINEMNTQIASAAEQQSATTEQMNRSIISIREIAEQTASGAEQTTSASDELARLAAELQSRAGNFTISHRPS
- a CDS encoding potassium/proton antiporter — encoded protein: MELTNQIILLGSAVLLLSVLSSVISARVGAPILLVFLVIGMLLGEEGPGGVMFHDVQLAHLFGSLALAIILFDGGLRTPVKNFRVGLKPAVVLATLGVVLTAGITGIFAAWWLGLHWMEGLLLGAIVGSTDAAAVFSLLHGRGLELKQRVGATLEIESGSNDPMAIFLTIVFIELLITGPQNMGLVVLWEFIQQMGLGALIGIAGGFALVWIINRLDLAPGLYPLAALAGGLTVFGIASQVNGSGFLAIYLAGLVLGNRPLQASQNINRFHDGIARLSQIGMFLMLGLLVTPSALVDVAVDALLIAAVLILLARPLAVWISLLPFHFPWREQGFIAWVGLRGAVPIILALFPMLAGLEQATMLFNIVFFVVLISLVVQGWTVAPAARLLRLEVPPTTHVVQRVELDIPGQQEMELVGYRLADNTPVVQEKWTSFVLPKSVRVVAHLRDKQLLESLELLDLRAGDYLYLMAAPDDLPDLDRLFVPRAAPKRLSEQTFFGEFVLNGDAQLGDLSLAYGLTLPEGVAEQTVEEYIRKKLHTAPVVGDRASLAGVELVVREMEGARITRVGLKLSR